The Sulfolobus sp. A20 genomic interval CCAGATAGCACTAATCCAAGTAAGCCTAAGACTATCATCTTTAATCCCTCCTAGCTAAAGCTATGGCTTCGATTAATGTAGTAAGCAATGCAATTATAAGAATGACTATAGGGAACCAATATGTCGCCAAGAGATCGTCTGCTAAAGTAGTAAAATTAACTGGCTTAAGTGATACTATTGAAATTTGAGGTAAAGATAAATAAATTGTAATCAGAAACAATAGAGCTATTGCTACCCCAGCAAGCACACCTATACCTCTACCTACAATTTTTATCTCCAAATCTTTGAACATTACCAGCGAAATCGCTAGAAAAGTTACAGTAGCACCTACATAGAGCAAAATATGGAAAACTGAATAAATTCCATACGTAGTAGGAGCTTCAAGAGCTATTAGCGCAGCTACGCTAACTCCTAAGAACGCTAAACTTACTGCACCATAAAACACATTTTTTGCTCTAACAATGTATATCGCAAACGCTATAGACATCACTCCAAAAAAGGCAAAAAGTATTATTTGTACTATTTCACTCGTCTGTAGGAACATACTTAATTCCCCTTTCCTCATCTATCACAGCCTTAACTTTCCTTACTGGTTTATTTTCTAGTGGAACTTGATCAACATCTTCATTGAATTTTGTTGGGTCAAATATTAGGTCTTTTCTCGATGTAAATACTAAGTCATGAACACCAGTTTCCTTTAAAGCATCGACTGGACAAACATCAACACAGAATCCACAGAACACACACCTACCATAGTTAATTTGCGGAAACTTCTTTCCTCCTTCAGTAACCATCTTCATTGCATCAGCAGGACAAATTAAAGCACATAAGGTACAGCCTATACATACATCCTTATATAGTCGTATCATTCCTCTATAACCTGTAGGTAAAGTCAAACTAGTTTCAGGGTATTGCAAAGTGATTCTTTTAGGTTTAACGAAATATTTTACACCAGTAGCTATAGATTGCAAATGTTCTGAAAATAAACTAAATATATTCTCCTTTTTATATTCTTTTACCTTATCCATATGAAACCCACCACCACACCAAGTAATAAGGAGACCAAAGCCAAGGGGAACAAGTATTTCCAACTACCCCTTAGAGCTTGATCTATCCTGTATCTGCCATAAACAGATCTCAAAAATACTCCAAAAAATACGACTATTGCAGCCTTAAAAACTGTATACACAGCTCCGGGAAGACCCGTAAATGGAAGCCAGCCTCCAATGAATAGATCAACAAATAAAAGAGCATAAACTAGATTGACTACATAAGATCCTGCCATTGTTAAAACGAATAAGAAGCCGCTGTATTCAGTGTAGGGACCTATAACTAACTCGGTTTCAGCTTCAACAATCTCAAATGGAAATCTTGAGGATCCGATAAGCATTGCTATTAGAAATACTAAAGCTGCTATTGGATTTGCAATAAATCCTGGAATATTGGATTCGACAATTTTAGCAATATCTAACGTATGATACTCAATAGCTAACGATAAAGTTGAAATAATTATTAGGACATCATACGAGACTGATAGATATGCCTCCCTTATTGATCCCACTACGGCGAATCTATTATTTGTATTCCAAGCTAGGAATATCACAAATATCGGGTATAAGGATTCTAAAGCTATTACTGTAATTAAATTATATTGGGTAAAGAATGGAACTAATACGCCCTTGCCTACTAACGGATCGTAAAACAACTTATAATATATCGAAAATATTGAACCATGATAGGGTATCACTGATACTGGTATAACCATCATAGGCAAAAATGCAAAAATTACCACGAGTATAGGTGATAATGCATAAAGCACTGGATTAACTCCATTAGGTATTATTATTTCGGAGAATACAAATTTTATTGCATCTGCGAATAATTGGAGTAATCCTCCTATCCTCTTCGAAGCATAATAAGGACCATATCTAAGTTGAACAAATGCTGCCGCTTTCCTCTCAAACCATATAGTAATTAGGAGGAATATTAAAGTAAATATTAAGCCTGGAAATATTACTGTTAGGAAAAATGATGGATAGAAGAAATAATATCTTAATGCGAACAGAATACTCATTATCTATCAGCCTCCGGAGGAAAATAATCTAAACTACCATAAATTGAAACTAAATCAGCATATCTTGCACCTTTACACAGTTCCTTAAAAACATAAATCAATCTATAGGAAGGAGTTATCATCCTTAGCCTATAAGGTTTAGAGGAACCGTCACTTATGACATAATAAACTAACTCTCCTCTACCAGCTTCCACTCTAGATATTGCCTCACCTTTAGGGGGTCTAAAAGAAGCATAATATCCAGGCATGACTACCCTTCTATATGTTTCCCAATATTTCTTAAGCCTAGTTGGAGGTATTTGCTTAAAGAATCTGTCACTCAAAATATTACCTTCTGGTATATTTTTAATAATCTGTTCTAATATTCTCATGCTTTGTTCAATCTCTTCTAACCTAACTAAACCTCTGGCAAGTCCATCTCCCTCCTTATAAACTGGTATCTCAAAGTCCAATTTGTCATATGCCGCATAAGGCTCTATTTTCCTAACATCATAATATACTCCCGAAGCTCTTAGATTAGGACCTACAGCACCCCATTTTATAGCATTTTCTTTGCTCATAACGCCTACATTTTCTAGCCTAGCCCTAACTGACGGATTGTAGAAAAAGATCTTCTTCCAGTCTTCAAGTCTCTTGCGCTGATACGATATAGCTTTTAAAGTCATTTCCTTAATCTCTTGTGTAATATCCCTTCTTACTCCGCCTGGAATAACATATGAATTAGTTACTCTAGCTCCCGTTAATGCCTCTAAGATAGTAACCCATACTTCTCTGTCTCCAAATCCCCACATAAATCCAGTAGAATGCCCTAAGAATATTGCGAGAATACCCAAACCATATAAGTGGCTTGCAATTCGATTTACTTCAGCTGCAAAACTTCTCAAGTATTGAGCCCTTTCTGGTACGTCGACTCCTAAAATTTTTTCTACAGCCATTATGTATCCTAAATTCATGTGAATAGAATCCAGTATTGCAGGCCTTTCTACTAATGGTATTAGATGAATGTAATTTCTATTTTCTGAGAGCTTCTCAACGGCTCTGTGGACATAACCTACATCTAAGTCTACATCCTCGATGATATCTCCGTTTAATTTCACAAATATTCTCATATGTCCGGATC includes:
- a CDS encoding NADH-quinone oxidoreductase subunit J; translated protein: MFLQTSEIVQIILFAFFGVMSIAFAIYIVRAKNVFYGAVSLAFLGVSVAALIALEAPTTYGIYSVFHILLYVGATVTFLAISLVMFKDLEIKIVGRGIGVLAGVAIALLFLITIYLSLPQISIVSLKPVNFTTLADDLLATYWFPIVILIIALLTTLIEAIALARRD
- the nuoI gene encoding NADH-quinone oxidoreductase subunit NuoI; protein product: MDKVKEYKKENIFSLFSEHLQSIATGVKYFVKPKRITLQYPETSLTLPTGYRGMIRLYKDVCIGCTLCALICPADAMKMVTEGGKKFPQINYGRCVFCGFCVDVCPVDALKETGVHDLVFTSRKDLIFDPTKFNEDVDQVPLENKPVRKVKAVIDEERGIKYVPTDE
- the nuoH gene encoding NADH-quinone oxidoreductase subunit NuoH, with protein sequence MSILFALRYYFFYPSFFLTVIFPGLIFTLIFLLITIWFERKAAAFVQLRYGPYYASKRIGGLLQLFADAIKFVFSEIIIPNGVNPVLYALSPILVVIFAFLPMMVIPVSVIPYHGSIFSIYYKLFYDPLVGKGVLVPFFTQYNLITVIALESLYPIFVIFLAWNTNNRFAVVGSIREAYLSVSYDVLIIISTLSLAIEYHTLDIAKIVESNIPGFIANPIAALVFLIAMLIGSSRFPFEIVEAETELVIGPYTEYSGFLFVLTMAGSYVVNLVYALLFVDLFIGGWLPFTGLPGAVYTVFKAAIVVFFGVFLRSVYGRYRIDQALRGSWKYLFPLALVSLLLGVVVGFIWIR
- a CDS encoding NADH-quinone oxidoreductase subunit D — its product is MTSQPENELQQKLLASTGMSVEIVPIQGELNVGPQHPGSGHMRIFVKLNGDIIEDVDLDVGYVHRAVEKLSENRNYIHLIPLVERPAILDSIHMNLGYIMAVEKILGVDVPERAQYLRSFAAEVNRIASHLYGLGILAIFLGHSTGFMWGFGDREVWVTILEALTGARVTNSYVIPGGVRRDITQEIKEMTLKAISYQRKRLEDWKKIFFYNPSVRARLENVGVMSKENAIKWGAVGPNLRASGVYYDVRKIEPYAAYDKLDFEIPVYKEGDGLARGLVRLEEIEQSMRILEQIIKNIPEGNILSDRFFKQIPPTRLKKYWETYRRVVMPGYYASFRPPKGEAISRVEAGRGELVYYVISDGSSKPYRLRMITPSYRLIYVFKELCKGARYADLVSIYGSLDYFPPEADR